The following proteins are co-located in the Saccharomycodes ludwigii strain NBRC 1722 chromosome V, whole genome shotgun sequence genome:
- the FPR3 gene encoding peptidylprolyl isomerase FPR3 (similar to Saccharomyces cerevisiae YML074C | FPR3 | Fk 506-sensitive Proline Rotamase (paralog of YLR449W | FPR4)): protein MSDLLPLATYNLKVDPFKPTPAINISTPVTARLTLAAVDPEAVDEDGKPSTLKIIKRNPEFADDDDDILGDYDEDEVDVEEEEEEKEEKAKGKGKRKSKGKENQKKKTVEEEEDDEDDDYYEEDEDDEFQEYVIVTLSPKGQMQQTLDLTIAPEEEILFVVEGSYPIHLSGNFVKHPFDDHMDGYYSDDGEEDDDDEEDEDEDELDDDYEDALDELEDASDVEGRIEEMIEDEKEQKGKKENDDEDDEDEDEDDVEEEVEEEIEVEEEKPKKKSESNKKRKAEEEESNNKKQKKVQFKKDLEEGPTNKKAIGTKTEKKQKKVEEAQKVKTQVLEGGIIIEDRVTGTGKKAKRGDKIGMRYVGKLKKNGKVFDKNTKGKPFVFKLGRGEVIKGWDIGVAGMCVGGERRIIIPAAYAYGTQALPGIPGNSDLTFDVKLVSMK, encoded by the coding sequence ATGTCTGATCTATTGCCATTAGCCACTTATAACTTGAAAGTTGACCCATTTAAACCAACCCCAGCTATCAACATATCTACTCCAGTCACTGCCCGTTTGACTTTAGCCGCTGTTGATCCAGAAGCCGTTGACGAAGACGGAAAGCCATCTACTTTGAAAATCATTAAGAGAAACCCAGAATTTgctgatgatgatgatgatattttagGAGATTATGACGAAGATGAGGTCGATGtcgaagaagaagaagaagaaaaagaagaaaaagcaAAAGGTAAAGGTAAAAGAAAGTCaaagggaaaagaaaatcaaaagaaaaaaactgtcgaagaagaggaggatgatgaagatgacgACTACTATGAGGaggatgaagatgatgaattCCAAGAATATGTTATTGTTACCTTATCGCCAAAGGGTCAAATGCAACAAACTTTAGACTTAACAATTGCTCcggaagaagaaatattatttgttgttgaaggTTCCTATCCAATTCATCTAAGTGGTAATTTTGTTAAACATCCATTTGATGATCATATGGACGGTTATTATTCTGACGATGGAGAAGAAGACGACGACGacgaagaagatgaagatgaagatgaattGGATGATGATTATGAGGATGCCCTGGATGAATTAGAAGATGCTAGCGATGTTGAAGGTCGTATTGAAGAAATGATTGAGgatgaaaaagaacaaaaagggaaaaaggaaaatgatgatgaggatgatGAGGATGAGGATGAGGATGATGTAGAGGAAGAGGTGGAGGAAGAAATAGAAgtggaagaagaaaaacctaaaaaaaagtcagaaagcaacaaaaaaaggaaagctgaagaagaagaatccaataataagaaacaaaagaaagttCAGTTTAAAAAGGATTTAGAAGAAGGCCCAACCAACAAAAAAGCTATTGGTACCAAAacggaaaaaaaacaaaaaaaagttgaagaAGCTCAAAAGGTAAAAACACAGGTTTTAGAAGGTGGTATTATCATTGAAGATCGTGTTACAGGTACTGGTAAGAAAGCTAAAAGAGGAGATAAAATAGGGATGAGATATGTTGgtaaattaaagaaaaatggaaaagtttttgataaaaataccaaaGGTAAACCATTTGTTTTCAAGCTAGGTCGCGGAGAAGTTATTAAAGGTTGGGATATTGGTGTTGCTGGTATGTGTGTTGGTGGTGAACGTAGAATTATCATTCCAGCTGCATATGCCTACGGTACACAAGCTTTGCCAGGTATTCCCGGCAACTCTGATTTAACCTTTGATGTGAAATTAGTTTCCATGAAATAA
- the RPL6A gene encoding 60S ribosomal protein eL6 (similar to Saccharomyces cerevisiae YML073C | RPL6A | Ribosomal Protein of the Large subunit (paralog of YLR448W | RPL6B)) yields MSAPKAQKWYPAEDIKTPKKVRKASHPQKLRASLVPGTVLILLAGRFRGKRVVYLKHLEDNTLLVSGPFKVNGVPLRRVNARYVIATSTKVSVAGVNVEKFDVAYFAREELNKKQKSEAKFFNEDQPKKEVAAKRVEDQKVVDKALLAEIKKTPLLKQYLAASFSLKSGDKPHLLKF; encoded by the exons ATGAGTGCCCCAAAA gCTCAAAAGTGGTATCCAGCCGAAGATATTAAGACTCCAAAGAAGGTCAGAAAAGCTTCTCATCCACAAAAATTACGTGCCTCTTTAGTTCCAGGTACtgttttgattttgttggCTGGTCGTTTCAGAGGTAAGAGAGTTGTCTACTTGAAGCACTTAGAAGACAATACTTTGTTGGTTTCTGGTCCATTTAAGGTTAACGGTGTTCCTTTGAGAAGAGTTAATGCTCGTTATGTTATCGCTACTTCCACCAAGGTTTCTGTTGCTGGTGTTAACGTTGAAAAGTTCGATGTCGCTTACTTTGCCAGAGAAGAATTGAACAAGAAACAAAAGAGTGAAGCTAAGTTCTTTAACGAAGATCAACCAAAGAAGGAAGTTGCTGCCAAGAGAGTTGAAGATCAAAAGGTTGTTGACAAGGCTTTATTAGCTGAAATCAAGAAAACTCCATTATTGAAACAATATTTGGCTGCCTCTTTCTCTTTGAAGAGCGGTGACAAGCCACATTTGTTGAAATTTTAA
- the HMG1 gene encoding hydroxymethylglutaryl-CoA reductase (NADPH) HMG1 (similar to Saccharomyces cerevisiae YML075C | HMG1 | 3-Hydroxy-3-MethylGlutaryl-coenzyme a reductase (paralog of YLR450W | HMG2)), which translates to MPLLSSKFTSLAKPFAKCARFAASNPFHVILITLLATAIAYLHVIEYYVNGWKVDTTRNSLFQPGLVVDTLDSTNFFYNSTINTWTEIEDMERYSSFDKYYLFNLCFKTTDANNKLPVINNLLLDDAANDNGDNNNSGTSSSNNNNTVYVLQESLDLPTVMNGPNTIWKLRPQKYKLENLKNGLKNFYSQCSTHLTSADPIDIFIIGSAYVGMFYSIVSLFIDMRKTGSKFWISLFTLVNTGCSLFLGLYTCQNIFGKYVPFLSLVEGIPFIIIIMGFKYKIKLSEYVRTQYAKSGFYSKKHLTPSDMVYNSMLEEGGRLVQDYSICAVSFTACAFLTTHLDVLNSFSVLAALIIFFDFILTCTFFSSVLSLKVEIDVIQRSTEIEQALEEDGVLLTTAEHVSEEEITKSKNSLITSPTSITFFKLIVIIAFFGLNFYNFAYRWTYNTFSTIYQSENGKNTLGPISLIKDKFSKSVVVSVVPTQYYETSKVYNQVEDSLYLLIRYIAVAIRDRFVSKFLFFCFIVSVSINIYLLNAAKIHTNLAAKNYKKKKIVKSSTLPSAESSTPSPSSVTNTTTATANSSNAGRSSYIVSTSSSLSINSNNSSNYELDSSTEDENESTRSLEELESLMKDGHLTSLKNKEVVTLVVNKKLPLYALEKQLGDNTRAVVVRRRALAILANAPILETEGLPYKNYDYDRVFGACCENVIGYMPIPVGVIGPLIIDGVPYHIPMATTEGCLVASAMRGCKAINAGGGVTTVLVKDGMTRGPCVSFPSLLRAGACKLWLDSEEGQNKIKKAFNSTSRFARLQHVQTCLAGDLLFIRFRTTTGDAMGMNMISKGVEFSLKQMVEVFGWEDMSIVSVSGNYCIDKKPAAINWIEGRGKSVVAEATIPGDVVRKVLKSDVKALVELNISKNLIGSAMAGSVGGFNAHAANLVTALFLALGQDPAQNVESSNCITLMKEVDGDLKISVSMPSIEVGTIGGGTILGPQGSMLELLGVKGPHPTEPGSNARQLARIVACSVLSGELSLCSALAAGHLVQSHMIHNRSKVNAAPAVPAKEDLNRLKEGSVTCIKS; encoded by the coding sequence ATGCCATTGCTTTCTTCAAAATTTACTTCTTTAGCAAAGCCATTTGCAAAATGTGCCAGATTTGCAGCCAGTAATCCTTTTCATGTGATTCTCATTACATTGCTAGCTACTGCAATTGCATACCTACACGTTATAGAATACTATGTTAATGGATGGAAAGTAGATACAACTCGTAATTCATTGTTTCAACCAGGTTTGGTTGTTGATACATTGGATTctaccaattttttttacaattcAACAATTAATACTTGGACGGAAATTGAAGACATGGAAAGATATTCTTcatttgataaatattatttgttcaATTTGTGTTTTAAAACTACTGACGCCAATAACAAATTACCAGTTATCAACAATCTTTTATTAGACGATGCTGCCAATGACAACGGagacaacaataatagtggTACCAGtagtagcaataataacaatacagTTTATGTTTTACAAGAGAGTTTGGATTTACCTACTGTTATGAATGGTCCTAATACAATTTGGAAGTTGAGACCCCAAAAGTATAAACtggaaaatttgaaaaatggtttaaagaatttttattctcaATGCTCTACTCATTTAACAAGCGCTGATCCAattgatattttcattattggGTCCGCATATGTAGGCATGTTTTATTCAATTGTTAGCCTATTTATCGATATGAGAAAAACGGGCTCTAAGTTTTGGATTAGTTTATTCACTTTGGTTAACACAGGTTGTTCATTATTCTTGGGGTTATATACTTGTCAAAACATTTTTGGCAAATATGTTCCATTTTTAAGTTTAGTTGAGGGTATTCCCTTcatcataattattatgGGGTTCAAATACAAGATCAAATTGTCAGAATACGTAAGAACTCAATACGCCAAGTCTGGTTTCTATAGTAAGAAGCATTTGACACCAAGTGATATGGTTTACAACTCAATGTTGGAAGAAGGTGGTCGTCTGGTTCAAGACTACTCTATTTGTGCAGTTTCTTTCACTGCCTGTGCCTTTTTAACAACACATCTAGACGTTTTGAATAGTTTTAGTGTTTTGGCTGCTTTGATTATCTTCTTTGACTTCATTTTAACTTGcacctttttttcttcagtTTTATCGCTAAAAGTGGAAATTGATGTCATCCAAAGGTCTACTGAAATTGAACAAGCATTGGAGGAGGACGGTGTCCTACTAACTACTGCAGAGCATGTGTctgaagaagaaattactaaatcaaaaaatagcTTGATAACGTCTCCAACTAGCATTACCTTTTTCAAACTAATTGTTATAATTGCATTTTTTGGTCTTAATTTTTACAACTTTGCCTATAGATGGACATATAATACTTTCTCCACTATTTATCAATCGgaaaatggtaaaaataCTTTGGGGCCTATTTcgttaataaaagataaattttCTAAGAGTGTCGTAGTTTCCGTTGTTCCAACTCAATATTACGAAACTTCTAAAGTTTACAACCAGGTTGAAGATTCTTTGTATCTGCTAATTAGATATATAGCCGTGGCTATTCGTGATAGATTTGTTAgcaagtttttatttttttgctttatcGTAAGTGTatcaattaatatttatctaTTAAATGCAGCAAAAATCCATACTAATTTGGCTGCcaaaaattacaagaaaaagaaaattgtaAAGTCTTCCACACTCCCCTCTGCTGAATCCTCTACCCCTTCTCCTTCTAGTGTtactaatactactactgctacTGCCAATTCCAGCAATGCTGGTAGATCCTCCTATATTGTATcaacatcatcatctttgTCCATCAACTCCAACAATAGTAGTAATTATGAGTTGGACAGTTCAACTGAAGATGAAAACGAAAGTACACGTTCCTTGGAAGAGTTAGAATCATTGATGAAGGATGGTCACTTAAcctctttaaaaaataaagaggTTGTGACTTTGGTTGTGAACAAGAAATTACCATTGTATGCGTTGGAAAAACAACTAGGTGACAATACTCgtgctgttgttgttcgTCGTAGAGCCTTGGCCATTTTAGCCAATGCTCCAATTTTAGAAACGGAAGGCTTACCTTATAAGAACTATGATTATGACCGTGTCTTCGGTGCTTGTTGTGAAAACGTTATTGGTTATATGCCAATCCCTGTTGGTGTTATTGGTCCACTAATCATTGATGGTGTTCCCTACCATATTCCAATGGCTACTACTGAAGGTTGTTTGGTTGCATCTGCTATGCGTGGTTGTAAAGCTATTAATGCAGGTGGTGGTGTTACCACTGTTTTGGTTAAAGATGGAATGACCAGAGGCCCATGCGTTAGTTTCCCCAGTTTGTTGAGAGCCGGTGCTTGTAAACTTTGGTTGGATTCAGAGGAAGGCCAgaacaaaatcaaaaagGCTTTTAACTCTACTTCTCGTTTTGCTCGTTTACAACACGTTCAAACCTGTTTGGCCGGTGATTTGTTGTTTATTCGTTTCAGAACCACCACTGGGGATGCTATGGGTATGAACATGATTTCCAAAGGTGTGgaattttcattaaaacaaatggTGGAAGTTTTTGGGTGGGAAGATATGTCAATTGTATCAGTTTCAGGTAACTACTGTATCGATAAAAAACCAGCCGCTATTAATTGGATTGAAGGTCGTGGTAAGAGCGTTGTTGCGGAAGCCACAATTCCCGGGGATGTTGTGAGGAAAGTCTTGAAAAGTGATGTTAAGGCATTAGTTGAATTGAACATTAGTAAGAATTTGATTGGATCTGCTATGGCTGGTTCTGTTGGTGGATTCAACGCACATGCAGCTAATTTAGTCActgctttatttttggcCTTGGGTCAAGATCCAGCTCAGAATGTTGAATCATCTAATTGTATTACATTAATGAAGGAGGTCGATGGCGACTTGAAAATTTCCGTGTCTATGCCATCTATTGAAGTTGGTACTATTGGAGGAGGTACTATTTTGGGTCCACAAGGTTCAATGTTGGAATTATTAGGTGTAAAGGGACCACATCCAACTGAACCAGGTTCTAATGCTCGCCAATTGGCCAGAATTGTAGCATGCTCTGTATTATCCGGAGAATTGTCCTTGTGTTCTGCCTTGGCAGCTGGACATTTAGTTCAGAGCCACATGATCCATAATCGTTCCAAGGTAAATGCTGCACCAGCAGTGCCAGCCAAGGAGGATCTAAATCGTCTAAAAGAAGGTTCTGTCACTTGCATCAAATCATAA